Genomic window (Cyanobacteria bacterium GSL.Bin1):
ATCTTTTTCTCGATCTGATTCGGTCACTGATTACTGGCCACTGGTCGCTGTTTTGTAATCAATGGTAATTGTTCCCTTGCCATCCCAATCTTTAATTTGTGTCAGAACTGTTTTTGCTTGCACTAACTGAATATTGGTTGTTTCAGAAACCAAAACGAAAGCAGGAATCGACGCAAAGCCAATAAAAACTACAATGCTATAAACCAAGGCGAAGCGATTTAACCAGTAGCGGGTGCGCTCATTCCGTAAGCCTAAACTTTGAAATAGACTGGTTGCACCATGAGATAAGTGCCAACATAACAGCCCCATGCTAATGATATAAAACAGCGATACATACCAAAATTCACTGGAAAAGCCATAGATCATCATGGCATACACATCTTGAGTCAGATGATTGCCAAGGGAATATGTGAGTTGTCCAAATTCGGGGTGGACTTTCTGAACGGTGAAGTGGAGGAGATGAAAAATAATATAGATCAGTACAACTGCGCCACTGTAAGTCATATAGCGAGATGCACTGCTGGCTTGTATCCATTGATTGTTGACATAACCAATCGGACGCGCTGCATTATTTTCTAGTTTCAACTGCACCGCCATCCAAATATGAACCCCCACCATTAATAATAGTCCGATGCGAAGTGCCCAAAGAATTTCTCCTGGCAAAATGTCATGGAGGAAATAGGCATACTCGTTAATTTCTTCAGGGGATAAAAAGATCTGTAAGTTGCCAAGCAGATGCCCAAAAACAAA
Coding sequences:
- a CDS encoding succinate:quinone oxidoreductase — translated: MSVVTSRKIPSLIKKYLMAITGLGMVIFVFGHLLGNLQIFLSPEEINEYAYFLHDILPGEILWALRIGLLLMVGVHIWMAVQLKLENNAARPIGYVNNQWIQASSASRYMTYSGAVVLIYIIFHLLHFTVQKVHPEFGQLTYSLGNHLTQDVYAMMIYGFSSEFWYVSLFYIISMGLLCWHLSHGATSLFQSLGLRNERTRYWLNRFALVYSIVVFIGFASIPAFVLVSETTNIQLVQAKTVLTQIKDWDGKGTITIDYKTATSGQ